The Setaria viridis chromosome 6, Setaria_viridis_v4.0, whole genome shotgun sequence genome contains a region encoding:
- the LOC117860229 gene encoding uncharacterized protein isoform X1 gives MIHQTVCKEILPSRPSKHLMLHCECACFLKMNRVRRIAGIGKAKVPSAVQKDRDESIVFFRELYKREKDKDVNLLEPMYSVEFEAIQGGHGCKVPPGKRDFLIPVDEKHDYDWLMTPPAAPLFPSLEIEANSSQMVFQRVPIPTRQVKPSAPRLLAKPEATKASARPASPTSNSSSRKTFIKGAPAISKEKKQPHTAGQRSDHKVPVNGHQKAAAAVVPAGTRTSGAPKKHSERCYATQTGGTSATKGVTDQETPFKAPKNLITTTRSIFRRRTPSAENARSKDPGSGADVKKENGKARRQSYPPPAIRGMTELQLQDRRDALPPRGKSVAGSGGELATGNGGRAGRASLMKGTGRTDGRAWI, from the exons ATGATCCACCAAACTGTTTGCAAAGAGATCCTCCCTTCCCGGCCTTCAAAACATCTGATGCTGCATTGTGA GTGCGCCTGTTTCTTGAAGATGAACCGCGTGAGGAGAATTGCAGGAATTGGCAAGGCTAAGGTTCCATCTGCAGTTCAAAAAGACAGAGATGAGAGCATCGTTTTCTTCAGGGAGCTGTACAAGCGTGAGAAGGATAAGGATGTGAACCTCTTGGAACCAATGTATTCGGTCGAGTTTGAAGCGATACAAG GTGGCCATGGCTGCAAAGTTCCCCCAGGAAAGAGAGACTTCCTCATACCAGTGGACGAGAAGCATGACTATGACTG GTTGATGACACCTCCAGCTGCACCACTGTTTCCTTCCCTTGAGATTGAAGCCAACTCCTCCCAAATGGTGTTCCAAAGGGTACCAATCCCTACTCGTCAAGTTAAACCATCAGCTCCAAGG CTCTTAGCCAAGCCTGAGGCAACTAAAGCATCGGCACGACCAGCATCACCCACATCCAACTCTTCGTCGAGAAAAACCTTCATCAAAGGCGCTCCAGCCATCTCCAAAGAGAAGAAGCAACCTCACACTGCAGGCCAGAGATCAGACCACAAGGTTCCAGTGAATGGACATCAGAAGGCCGCTGCTGCAGTTGTTCCAGCAGGTACCCGAACCAGTGGCGCGCCGAAGAAACACTCGGAGAGGTGCTATGCAACCCAAACCGGTGGCACAAGCGCAACCAAGGGAGTGACAGACCAAGAAACCCCTTTCAAGGCACCGAAGAATCTGATCACAACAACCCGGTCGATATTCCGGCGCCGAACTCCATCGGCGGAGAATGCTCGGAGCAAAGATCCTGGGTCCGGTGCAGATGTCAAGAAGGAGAACGGCAAGGCGAGGAGGCAGTCGTATCCGCCGCCGGCGATAAGAGGCATGACGGAGCTGCAGTTACAGGACAGGCGGGATGCACTGCCGCCGAGAGGGAAGAGTGTggctgggagcggcggcgagctcgccacCGGCAACGGTGGCCGTGCAGGGAGGGCATCACTGATGAAGGGCACGGGAAGAACTGATGGGAGAGCATGGATATGA
- the LOC117860229 gene encoding uncharacterized protein isoform X2, with amino-acid sequence MNRVRRIAGIGKAKVPSAVQKDRDESIVFFRELYKREKDKDVNLLEPMYSVEFEAIQGGHGCKVPPGKRDFLIPVDEKHDYDWLMTPPAAPLFPSLEIEANSSQMVFQRVPIPTRQVKPSAPRLLAKPEATKASARPASPTSNSSSRKTFIKGAPAISKEKKQPHTAGQRSDHKVPVNGHQKAAAAVVPAGTRTSGAPKKHSERCYATQTGGTSATKGVTDQETPFKAPKNLITTTRSIFRRRTPSAENARSKDPGSGADVKKENGKARRQSYPPPAIRGMTELQLQDRRDALPPRGKSVAGSGGELATGNGGRAGRASLMKGTGRTDGRAWI; translated from the exons ATGAACCGCGTGAGGAGAATTGCAGGAATTGGCAAGGCTAAGGTTCCATCTGCAGTTCAAAAAGACAGAGATGAGAGCATCGTTTTCTTCAGGGAGCTGTACAAGCGTGAGAAGGATAAGGATGTGAACCTCTTGGAACCAATGTATTCGGTCGAGTTTGAAGCGATACAAG GTGGCCATGGCTGCAAAGTTCCCCCAGGAAAGAGAGACTTCCTCATACCAGTGGACGAGAAGCATGACTATGACTG GTTGATGACACCTCCAGCTGCACCACTGTTTCCTTCCCTTGAGATTGAAGCCAACTCCTCCCAAATGGTGTTCCAAAGGGTACCAATCCCTACTCGTCAAGTTAAACCATCAGCTCCAAGG CTCTTAGCCAAGCCTGAGGCAACTAAAGCATCGGCACGACCAGCATCACCCACATCCAACTCTTCGTCGAGAAAAACCTTCATCAAAGGCGCTCCAGCCATCTCCAAAGAGAAGAAGCAACCTCACACTGCAGGCCAGAGATCAGACCACAAGGTTCCAGTGAATGGACATCAGAAGGCCGCTGCTGCAGTTGTTCCAGCAGGTACCCGAACCAGTGGCGCGCCGAAGAAACACTCGGAGAGGTGCTATGCAACCCAAACCGGTGGCACAAGCGCAACCAAGGGAGTGACAGACCAAGAAACCCCTTTCAAGGCACCGAAGAATCTGATCACAACAACCCGGTCGATATTCCGGCGCCGAACTCCATCGGCGGAGAATGCTCGGAGCAAAGATCCTGGGTCCGGTGCAGATGTCAAGAAGGAGAACGGCAAGGCGAGGAGGCAGTCGTATCCGCCGCCGGCGATAAGAGGCATGACGGAGCTGCAGTTACAGGACAGGCGGGATGCACTGCCGCCGAGAGGGAAGAGTGTggctgggagcggcggcgagctcgccacCGGCAACGGTGGCCGTGCAGGGAGGGCATCACTGATGAAGGGCACGGGAAGAACTGATGGGAGAGCATGGATATGA
- the LOC117860230 gene encoding la-related protein 6B, with translation MAQDETPDPSASASASASASGSSSSSASASAAAAAPAARLNAAAPEFTPRSAAQHHGSNPHRRGSHHHQPHHHHQHYQPRHQHHHQGEDDGVAAAAGEDKEGPAGAGHHRLNDADARKVVKQVEFYFSDINLATTEHLMKFITNDPDGFVPISVVANFRKIREIVSDRSLLVAALRTSSELVVSEDGKKVKRLRPFNTEEVQSRIVVAENLPDQKYQALMKIFSDVGSVKSIRTCYPQDGGAAAASKTSRIEMLFANKLHAFVEYGAVEDAEKAVAFSAEGKWRDGGIRVRSLLACLKHGLGQGRKGGDEYAVDEDGPDTTGHPHDYGAEDTTQISEAHLDHQAEDGSHDKGGMRQGRGRGRGGRGRGRGQYYGHSRDAHHPIGTPPSDHPAVPKPPPGPRMPDGTRGFTMGRGKPLNPSPDAAPTTDAA, from the exons ATGGCGCAAGACGAGACCCCGGATCCCTCCgcatccgcctccgcctccgcctccgcatccggctcctcctcctcctccgcctccgcctccgctgccgccgccgccccggccgcccgcctcaacgccgccgcgcccgaGTTCACCCCCCGATCCGCCGCCCAGCACCACGGCAGCAACCCCCACCGCCGCGGGTCTCACCACCATCAGCCgcatcaccaccaccagcactaCCAGCCGcggcaccagcaccaccaccaaggcGAGGATGAtggggtcgccgccgcggcgggggaggatAAGGAGGGGCCTGCGGGCGCGGGGCATCACCGGCTAAACGACGCCGATGCCCGCAAGGTCGTCAAACAG GTGGAGTTCTACTTCAGTGATATCAATCTGGCCACAACTGAACATCTGATGAAGTTCATCACTAATGATCCAGATGGATTTG TACCAATATCTGTAGTTGCAAATTTTAGGAAAATTCGGGAGATAGTTTCTGACAGATCCTTGTTGGTTGCTGCATTACGCACATCATCAGAGCTG GTTGTTTCGGAGGATGGGAAAAAGGTTAAACGCTTAAGGCCCTTCAATACCGAAGAAGTTCAG TCACGCATCGTTGTTGCTGAAAATTTACCTGATCAAAAGTATCAGGCTCTTATGAAGATTTTCTCGGATGTTGGGAG TGTGAAATCTATACGTACCTGCTACCCACAGGATGGTGGTGCAGCTGCTGCTAGCAAAACATCAAGGATTGAGATGCTTTTTGCTAATAAG CTGCATGCTTTTGTTGAGTATGGGGCTGTTGAAGATGCTGAAAAAGCG GTTGCATTCAGTGCTGAGGGAAAGTGGAGAGATGGTGGCATTAGAGTTCGCTCGCTGCTTGCTTGTCTG AAGCACGGGTTGGGTCAGGGAAGGAAGGGTGGAGATGAGTATGCTGTGGATGAAGACGGCCCTGACACAACTGGCCACCCACATGACTATGGGGCAGAGGATACTACCCAGATCTCTGAAGCACATCTTGATCATCAG GCTGAAGATGGCTCACATGACAAGGGTGGAATGAGGCAAGGGAGAGGGCGAGGCCGTGGAGGCAGAGGCCGCGGTCGTGGCCAGTACTATGGCCACAGCCGAGATGCCCACCATCCGATTGGCACTCCTCCATCGGATCACCCAGCTGTCCCAAAGCCACCCCCAGGCCCCCGCATGCCGGATGGAACAAGAGGGTTTACCATGGGCCGAGGGAAGCCGCTCAACCCTTCCCCAGATGCTGCCCCAACCACAGATGCTGCCTAG
- the LOC117861216 gene encoding uncharacterized protein — translation MERQSSIRLGALEKLKSFRGMEKQKSFRGIMSLERRSRDSPGKRGDTPLHLAARSGSVAHAQRILAELDPALVAEMAAKQNQDGETPLYVAAEKGHAEVVREILKVSDVQTAGIKASNSFDAFHIAAKQGHLEVLKEMLQAFPALAMTTNSVNATALDTAAIQGHVDIVNLLLETDASLARIARNNGKTVLHSAARMGHVEVVRSLLNKDPSIGLRTDKKGQTALHMASKGQNAEIVVELLKPDTSVVHIEDKQGNRPLHVASRKGNIIIVQTLLSVEGIDVNAVNRSGETAFAIAEKMNNEELVNILKEAGGVTAKEPAHPPNSAKQLKQTVSDIRHDVQSQIKQTRQTKMQVHKIKKRLEKLHIGGLNNAINSNTVVAVLIATVAFAAIFTVPGNFVEDLSQAPPEMSLGQAYVASNPAFIVFLVFDALALFISLAVVVVQTSLIVVEQKAKKRMVFVMNKLMWLACLFISVAFIALTYVVVGRDDWWLAWCTMAIGTVIMLTTLGSMCYCIITHRLNEKNTRKIRKASASQSRGSWSRSVDSDEEILNSEYKTKMYAL, via the exons ATGGAGCGGCAATCCAGCATCCGGCTGGGCGCGCTGGAGAAGCTCAAGAGCTTCCGGGGGATGGAGAAGCAGAAGAGCTTCCGGGGGATCATGTCCCTGGAGCGGCGGAGCAGGGACAGCCCGGGGAAGCGCGGCGACACGCCGCTCCACCTCGCGGCGAGGTCCGGGAGCGTGGCCCACGCGCAGAGGATCCTCGCCGAGCTCGACCCGGCGCTGGTAGCGGAGATGGCGGCCAAGCAGAACCAGGACGGCGAGACGCCGCTGTACGTCGCCGCCGAGAAGGGCCACGCCGAGGTGGTGCGCGAGATCCTCAAGGTCTCCGATGTGCAGACGGCCGGGATCAAGGCGAGCAACAGCTTCGATGCGTTCCACATCGCCGCGAAGCAAGGCCATCTTG AAGTTCTGAAGGAGATGTTGCAGGCTTTTCCTGCTCTTGCCATGACAACAAATTCTGTAAATGCTACAGCTTTGGACACTGCTGCAATTCAGGGGCATGTTGATATAGTCAATCTTCTACTGGAAACGGATGCTAGCCTCGCCAGAATTGCGAGAAATAATGGGAAAACAGTTTTGCATTCAGCAGCAAGAATGGGCCATGTGGAAGTTGTAAGATCATTGTTGAATAAGGATCCCAGCATTGGTTTAAGGACTGACAAGAAGGGGCAAACGGCACTGCATATGGCCTCGAAAGGACAAAATGCTGAAATCGTGGTCGAGTTGCTGAAGCCTGATACTTCAGTTGTCCATATCGAAGACAAACAGGGGAACCGACCTTTGCATGTTGCTAGTCGGAAGGGGAATATCATT ATAGTGCAAACTCTATTATCAGTTGAGGGGATCGATGTGAATGCAGTTAATAGATCTGGAGAGACTGCATTCGCCATTGCTGAGAAAATGAACAATGAAGAACTTGTTAACATCCTTAAGGAGGCTGGTGGCGTAACTGCAAAAGAGCCAGCGCATCCTCCGAATTCAGCAAAGCAACTTAAGCAAACAGTCAGTGATATCAGACATGATGTCCAGTCCCAGATCAAACAAACACGTCAGACCAAGATGCAAGTCCATAAGATCAAGAAGAGACTCGAAAAGCTCCATATTGGTGGTCTAAACAACGCCATCAACTCCAACACTGTTGTTGCAGTGCTTATCGCCACCGTAGCCTTTGCTGCCATATTCACCGTCCCTGGAAATTTTGTAGAGGATCTGAGCCAAGCGCCTCCCGAGATGTCCCTGGGACAAGCATATGTTGCTAGCAACCCGGCCTTCATAGTCTTCCTGGTCTTCGACGCCCTGGCTCTCTTCATCTCCCttgcggtcgtcgtcgtccagaCCTCGCTGATCGTGGTGGAGCAGAAGGCCAAGAAGCGGATGGTCTTCGTGATGAACAAGCTGATGTGGCTGGCGTGCCTCTTCATCTCGGTGGCCTTCATTGCACTGACATACGTCGTGGTGGGGCGTGATGACTGGTGGCTGGCCTGGTGCACCATGGCAATTGGCACCGTGATCATGCTCACCACCCTTGGCTCCATGTGCTACTGCATCATCACCCACAGGTTGAACGAGAAGAACACGAGGAAGATCAGGAAGGCCTCCGCGAGCCAGTCCCGGGGCTCGTGGTCCCGGTCAGTTGATTCAGATGAAGAGATACTTAACAGCGAATACAAGACGAAGATGTACGCACTGTAG
- the LOC117861977 gene encoding putative disease resistance protein RGA3, translated as CHRGTLGAARASARCGGVAAVRLIFFRLNEADDVLDDFQYEALRREAQAGESTPRKVLYFSRDRLVFHQKASRDLKNVLDKIDELVSEMNTFGLLQRAEAPQALYRQTYPALDESLGIIGREDDKEVVVKILRDQEDHKIVQVLPIIGMGGVGKTTLAKMVYHNHMIQKHFRLKMWHCVSENFEAISLVRSVIEFATKSTCDLPGTVEPLRSPILRLVTDVTCEDLQKQLEYLPFAAEAGQE; from the exons TGCCACCGCGGCAccctcggcgcggcgcgggcgagtGCGAGATGCGGCGGCGTCGCAGCGGTGAggctgattttttttagattaaacGAGGCTGATGATGTCCTCGATGACTTCCAATATGAGGCTCTGCGCCGCGAGGCCCAGGCCGGCGAGTCCACGCCACGAAAGGTACTCTACTTCTCGCGTGATCGGCTTGTGTTCCATCAGAAGGCGAGCAGGGACCTCAAGAACGTGCTCGATAAGATTGACGAGCTGGTGTCGGAGATGAATACTTTTGGTCTGCTGCAGCGTGCGGAGGCACCGCAAGCTCTGTATCGGCAAACCTACCCAGCATTGGATGAGTCTCTGGGTATCATTGGCAGGGAAGACGACAAGGAGGTGGTGGTGAAGATCTTGCGCGACCAGGAAGATCACAAGATTGTTCAGGTGCTGCCCATCATTGGAATGGGGGGTGTGGGCAAGACCACGCTAGCCAAGATGGTGTACCACAACCACATGATTCAGAAGCACTTTCGGTTGAAGATGTGGCACTGTGTGTCAGAAAACTTTGAAGCCATTTCTCTTGTGAGATCTGTAATTGAATTTGCTACAAAAAGCACATGTGATCTGCCTGGCACTGTTGAGCCGTTGC GCAGTCCAATTCTAAG ATTAGTTACTGACGTCACATGTGAGGATCTACAGAAGCAGCTTGAGTATTTGCCATTTGCCGCCGAAGCGGGCCAGGAGTGA
- the LOC117861979 gene encoding secreted RxLR effector protein 161-like, with protein MGKESRTPEVNATEYRCIIGGLRYLVHTRPDLAFAVGFLSQFMEKPHEEHLAAVKRVLRYVAGTRGYGLRYVQREDQALKLIGYSDADLAGDIDQLKSTSGIVFFLGNNPITWQSSKQKVMALSSCEEEYNPAASASCQGVSHIDTSYHFIRECIDGNRIVIGHTSTEKQLADMLTKALGRVHFQELRAEIGVDDILSDSVKA; from the exons ATGGGGAAGGAGAGCAGGACTCCTGAGGTGAACGCCACGGAGTACAGGTGCATAATCGGTGGGCTTCGTTACTTGGTTCATACCAGACCGGACCTCGCATTTGCAGTGGGTTTCCTGAGTCAGTTCATGGAGAAGCCGCATGAAGAACACCTAGCCGCGGTGAAGCGAGTACTCCGGTATGTTGCTGGAACGCGTGGCTATGGGCTGCGCTATGTGCAAAGGGAAGACCAGGCGCTGAAGCTAATTGGTTACAGTGATGCTGATCTAGCCGGTGACATTGATCAGCTCAAGAGCACCAGCGGCATCGTCTTCTTCCTTGGCAACAACCCCATTACCTGGCAGTCGTCCAAGCAGAAGGTCAtggctctttcttcttgtgaaGAGGAGTACAACCCGGCTGCAAGTGCTTCATGCCAGGGCGTCTCG CATATAGACACAAGTTATCATTTCATCAGGGAGTGCATCGACGGGAACCGCATCGTCATCGGGCATACCTCCACTGAGAAGCAGCTCGCTGACATGCTCACCAAGGCGCTTGGGCGCGTTCACTTTCAGGAGCTTCGTGCTGAGATTGGCGTCGACGACATCTTAAGTGACTCGGTCAAGGCTTAG
- the LOC117860424 gene encoding disease resistance protein RGA2, with amino-acid sequence MGGLGKTTLVKMVYSDCRVQKHFDVKMWYCVSENFEATAVVRSVIQLATNGTCSLPDTIELLRGKLQEVIGQKRYLLVLDDVWNEEQQKWDDDLKPLLCSSIGGFGSMIVVTSRSRQVASIMGTLPPYELACLSEDASWELFSQKAFSKGVQEQEEFVMFGRCIVNKCKGLPLALKTMGGLMSSKQQVQDWEAIAESNISDTSRGKDEVLSILKLSYRHLSSEMKQCFAFCAVFPKDYLMEKDKLVQLWIANSYIHGEGTMDLAQKGEFIFNELAWRSFLQDVDVQSFSKEILCKMHDLMHDLAKDVTDECASAEELIQKKTPMEDVYHMIMSDCKLEEISGLKGTLSLRTLLTQSRLRDLKKFKLTSLRALCCIDPAFIHSPRINTSHLRYLDLSESDIVRLPNSLCMLYNLQSLRLDQCRYLRYLPEGITTLRKLSHLYLCGCENLERMPPKLSLLCNLRTLTTFVVDDTGDGFGIEELRDMRQLGHKLELYNLRKVKSGSKANLHEKQKLSELRLYWGRDQDYKPLNDVISNNVEEVLESLAPHGELKILEVHGYSGHEISRWMRDPQMFRCLRALGIANCPRCKNLPIVWLSSLEHLYLSCMGSLTTLCKNVDVEGEAYNTSLQIFPKLKILKLSHLPKLEKWAENSAGEPYSSVMFPQLEELRIDNCSKLAHLPESAALTHLSFSFVKRARLCCCMDSAEGLVPMSISLGSCPSLVSLEVGMLADVVMLFDDQQSQSQRSVDTLRNLKLSGDDAFVSIFNISKLQLGLGDCFAFLEELDISGCDSILRWPVEELRCLPLLRSLSICLKNLEGTGSSYEEILPLPRLEKLYIHFCHSLLEIPKLPASLVEVEICWCKSLIALPSNLGNLAKLRWFRLHSCQGLKALPDVMNGLTSLEVLTILRCPGIEKFPEGLLQRLQDLKCLQIKDCPELQRRYGQGWEYFDLVSSIPRKHIPAAEPKREKSLKRFLRHC; translated from the coding sequence ATGGGTGGTTTGGGAAAGACCACTCTGGTCAAGATGGTATACAGCGATTGCAGGGTTCAGAAGCACTTCGACGTGAAGATGTGGTACTGTGTATCTGAAAACTTTGAAGCTACTGCTGTTGTTAGATCCGTCATTCAATTGGCTACAAATGGAACATGTTCCCTGCCTGACACCATTGAGCTTTTGCGAGGAAAACTGCAGGAAGTCATTGGCCAGAAAAGGTACTTAttggttcttgatgatgtgtgGAACGAAGAGCAGCAAAAGTGGGATGATGACCTGAAGCCACTACTGTGTTCTTCTATTGGTGGATTCGGAAGTATGATAGTTGTCACAAGTCGAAGCCGACAAGTGGCCTCTATAATGGGCACCCTTCCCCCCTATGAGCTAGCATGCCTAAGTGAAGATGCTTCATGGGAGTTGTTCTCACAGAAGGCATTTAGTAAAGGGGTCCAAGAGCAAGAAGAGTTTGTCATGTTTGGCAGGTGCATTGTCAACAAGTGTAAAGGATTGCCTCTTGCCCTCAAGACAATGGGAGGCTTGATGAGTTCAAAACAGCAAGTCCAGGACTGGGAGGCCATTGCGGAAAGCAATATTAGTGATACCAGTAGAGGCAAAGATGAAGTATTGTCCATACTAAAACTGAGCTACAGACACTTGTCATCGGAAATGAAGCAATGCTTTGCTTTCTGTGCAGTTTTCCCCAAAGACTATTTGATGGAGAAGGATAAGTTGGTCCAACTATGGATAGCAAACAGTTATATACATGGTGAGGGAACAATGGATTTGGCACAGAAAGGCGAATTCATTTTCAACGAGTTGGCTTGGAGGTCCTTTCTTCAAGATGTGGATGTGCAATCATTTTCCAAGGAAATTTTATGTAAAATGCATGATTTAATGCATGACCTAGCAAAAGATGTCACGGACGAATGCGCCTCTGCAGAAGAATTAATTCAGAAAAAAACACCAATGGAAGATGTGTACCACATGATAATGTCAGATTGTAAATTGGAAGAGATCAGTGGATTAAAAGGCACATTATCTCTCCGCACTTTATTAACTCAATCAAGACTCAGGGATCTCAAGAAGTTCAAACTGACATCACTAAGAGCGCTTTGTTGCATCGATCCTGCTTTTATCCATAGCCCACGTATAAATACATCACATTTGCGGTACCTTGATCTTTCTGAGTCAGACATTGTTAGATTACCAAATTCACTATGCATGTTGTATAACTTACAATCATTGAGACTTGACCAATGCCGTTATCTACGATATCTACCGGAAGGAATAACAACCTTGAGGAAGCTCAGCCATCTTTATCTTTGCGGATGTGAGAATTTGGAACGAATGCCACCAAAACTTAGTCTACTGTGCAACCTTCGCACTCTGACAACATTTGTTGTGGATGACACAGGAGATGGCTTTGGGATTGAGGAACTCAGAGACATGCGACAGCTTGGCCACAAGTTAGAACTGTACAATTTGAGGAAAGTAAAGAGTGGGTCAAAGGCTAATCTCCATGAGAAACAGAAACTGAGTGAATTACGATTGTATTGGGGCCGCGATCAAGATTACAAACCTTTAAATGATGTGATCAGTAATAATGTGGAAGAAGTATTGGAATCGCTTGCACCTCATGGTGAGCTCAAAATTTTGGAGGTGCATGGGTACAGTGGCCATGAAATCTCACGGTGGATGAGAGACCCTCAAATGTTCAGGTGCCTAAGGGCACTCGGTATTGCCAATTGCCCAAGATGCAAGAATCTGCCAATAGTATGGCTGTCCTCTCTTGAGCATTTGTATTTATCTTGCATGGGCAGCCTGACCACATTATGTAAGAATGTCGATGTGGAAGGTGAAGCATACAATACCTCTCTGCAAATTTTCCCAAAGCTAAAGATATTGAAGCTATCTCATTTGCCGAAGTTGGAAAAATGGGCAGAAAACAGTGCAGGAGAGCCTTATAGCTCAGTGATGTTTCCCCAGCTTGAGGAGCTAAGAATCGATAATTGTAGTAAACTTGCACATCTTCCAGAGAGCGCAGCTCTCACACACCTATCCTTTTCATTCGTCAAAAGAGCACGATTATGTTGTTGCATGGATTCTGCAGAAGGCCTTGTTCCTATGAGCATATCTTTGGGCTCTTGCCCGTCCCTTGTCTCGTTGGAAGTTGGGATGCTGGCAGATGTGGTGATGCTTTTCGATGACCAGCAGAGTCAAAGCCAAAGATCTGTGGATACCCTGCGAAATTTAAAGCTATCGGGTGATGATGCCTTTGTATCGATATTTAACATTTCCAAATTGCAACTTGGACTTGGGGATTGCTTTGCCTTCTTGGAGGAATTAGATATCTCAGGTTGCGACAGCATCCTCCGCTGGCCAGTGGAGGAGCTGCGTTGCTTGCCTCTGCTTCGATCTTTGAGTATTTGCCTTAAGAATTTGGAGGGCACAGGCTCATCATATGAGGAGATCCTTCCTCTGCCTCGTCTGGAAAAGTTATATATACATTTTTGTCACAGCTTGCTGGAGATTCCAAAGTTGCCTGCATCACTTGTCGAAGTGGAGATTTGCTGGTGCAAAAGTTTGATAGCACTGCCTTCAAACCTAGGAAATCTGGCCAAGCTGCGTTGGTTCCGTCTGCACAGTTGCCAGGGGCTAAAAGCACTGCCTGATGTGATGAATGGCCTCACTTCTCTTGAGGTACTGACAATTCTTAGGTGTCCAGGGATTGAGAAATTTCCGGAGGGCCTCCTCCAGCGGCTTCAAGACTTAAAATGCCTACAAATAAAGGATTGCCCCGAGCTGCAAAGGCGTTACGGACAAGGTTGGGAGTATTTTGACTTGGTCTCTTCTATTCCAAGAAAGCACATTCCTGCAGCAGAACCCAAGAGAGAAAAGTCCTTAAAGAGGTTCCTCCGCCACTGCTGA
- the LOC117860426 gene encoding disease resistance protein RGA2-like, which yields MAESLLLPMVSRVAGKAADVLVQSITRMWGVDDDRRKLERHLLAVQSLLADAEVKSENNPAVRRWMKDLKVVAYRADDVLDDFQYEALHREAQSHRSMTSKVLSSFTLHNRLVFRHKASRELKNVLDKIDELVMEMNKFGFMERAEVPHALYRQTHSVLDESVEIFGRDEDKEALVKLLIDQ from the coding sequence ATGGCTGAGTCGCTGCTTCTGCCCATGGTGTCCAGAGTGGCTGGCAAGGCTGCTGATGTGCTCGTCCAGAGCATCACTCGCATGTGGGGCGTCGATGATGACCGCCGCAAGCTGGAGCGACATCTGCTGGCCGTCCAGTCCTTGCTAGCCGACGCCGAGGTAAAGAGTGAGAATAACCCCGCTGTCAGGAGGTGGatgaaggacctcaaggtggtTGCCTACCGGGCTGACGATGTCCTGGACGACTTCCAGTACGAGGCGCTGCATCGTGAGGCCCAAAGCCACCGGTCCATGACCAGCAAGGTACTGAGCTCCTTCACCTTGCATAACCGACTTGTGTTCCGTCATAAGGCGAGCAGGGAACTCAAAAACGTGCTTGACAAGATCGATGAGCTAGTGATGGAGATGAACAAGTTTGGTTTCATGGAGCGCGCAGAGGTACCGCATGCTCTTTATCGGCAGACGCACTCAGTGCTGGATGAGTCTGTAGAGATTTTTGGCAGAGACGAAGACAAGGAGGCGTTGGTGAAACTGTTGATCGATCAGTAA